Part of the Amycolatopsis sp. 195334CR genome is shown below.
CTCGCCGCCTACCGCAGGCTGCACCGGCGGCTCAGCCGGGAACTCGGGCTGGAGCCGATGGCCGAACTGCGCGCGCTCGAACAGGCCGTGCTGCGCGGGGAAACCCTGCGGCACCAGCCGCAGCCGCGCGTCCGGCCGCGTGAGGCCTTCGACGGCCCGGCGCAGCTGCCGCCGACGGTGGGCGACTTCACCGGCCGCACCACCGAACTCGACGAACTCGTGCGCACGCTCACCGCGGCCGGTGAAGCGGTGCCGGTGGTGACGCTGGCGGGACAGGGCGGGGTCGGCAAGACCACGCTCGCCGTGCGCGCGGCCCACCTGGTCGCCGACCAGTTCCCCGACGGCCAGCTCTACGTCGACCTGTGCGGTACGCAGGACGAGGTGCGGGATCCGGCGCGCGTGCTGGCCAACTTCCTGCTCTCGCTCGGCGTGGACGGTGGCGCCATCCCGGACGAGCTGCCCGACCGGTCGGCGTTGTTCCGCAGCAAGCTCGCCGGGCGGCGGGTGCTGGTGCTGCTGGACAACGCGGCCGGCGAGGACCAGGTCCGGCCGCTGCTGCCCGGTTCGGCGGGGTGCGCGGTGGTGGTCACCAGCCGCGCCAGGCTCAGCGGGCTGGAGGGCGGGCGCGCGCTCGACGTCGAGGTGTTCACCCCGGAGCAGGCGTGGGCCTTTCTCGCCGGGGTGGTCGGCCAGGAGCGGATCGAGGCCGAACCCGGTGCGGTCGCCGAGATCGCCCGGCTGTGCGGGTACCTGCCGCTGGCGGTCCGGGTGGCCGCGGCGAAGCTGGTCGCGCGGTCGCGCCTGGGCATCGGGCAGCTCGCGGCCCGCCTCGCCGACGAATGCGGCAGGCTCGACGAACTGGTGGCCGGTGATCTCGCGGTCCGGGCGAGCCTGGCGCTCAGCTACACCGGGTTGCGACCCGCCGAGCAGCGCGCGCTGCGGTTGCTCGGGCTGCTCGACGTCACCGACTTCGCCTCCTGGGTCTGCGCGGCCCTGCTCGACGTGCCGCCGTCCCGTGCCGAAGCCACCCTGGACGCGCTGGTCGACGTGCACCTGGTGGAGGACGTCGGCGTGGACGTGTGCGGGCAGACCCGGTACCGCCTGCACGACCTGACCCGTCTCTTCGCCAGGGAACGCGCGACCGAGAGCGAGTCACCCGAGGAGATCGAGGCGGCGCTGGAACGGGCGCGCACGGCGTGGCTCGCGCTCGCCGAAGCCGCCGACGACCTGCTGGACAACCGCACCCTGGAACGGATCTCGAACTGCCCGGACCGGGAACGGCTGGCCGCCGAGGAACCGGAGATCCTGGGCGGCAACGCGGCGGGCTGGTTCGACGTCGAGGCCCGCAACCTCCAGGCGATCGTCACCGGCGGCGCGCGCATGCCGGTGGCCTGGCAGATCGCCGAGGCGCTGGTCGGGTACTTCGAATACCGCGTGCTCGGGCAGGACTGGGAGCGCACGCACCTGGCCGCGCTGGAGAAGTGCGACGGCGACCGGCTCGGCGAGGCGGTGCTGCTGCGCGGGCTCGCGGACCGCGCGTGGGGCCGCGGCAGCGCGGACTGCCTGCGGTACGCGCGCCAGGCCGAGCGGTTGTTCGCCGAACTCGGCCACGACACCGGCCGCGCGCAGGCCCTTTCCCTGCTCGGGCTGGGCCTGCGGCTCGAAGGCGCCTACGACGAGTCGATGGCCGCCTACGCGGAGAGCCGCCGGCTCAGCGGTGAGCAGGGCAGGCACCGCACCACGATCCTGTCGCTGATCAACGAGTCGATCATCCACCGCGTGCGCGGGGAGGCCGACCAGGCGCTGCGGTGCGTGCTGGAGGTCCGCCGCCTGGCCGGGGCGATCGGCTTCGCCAGGGCGGAGGCCGAGGCGTGGATGCGGCTGGGCAACCTCCGCCAGGACCGGCGCCAGTGGGACGAGGCGGTGGACGCCTACCGGACGGCCGCGGCCGGGTTCCGGCGGCTCGACCACGCCGGCTTCCACACGCTGACCCTGACCCACCTCGGTGACCTGCACCTGCGCACCGGCGACCTGTCCGCCGCCGAGGACACGCTCGAGCAGGCGGTCGAGGTGGCGGCGACCTACCGGCACCACTCGAGCAGCTTCCTGCCGATGGAACTGCTCGCCGAGGTGCACCTCGAACAGCGCCGGTACGACCTCGCCGCGGCCGAGCTGACCGGGTACGTGGCCGAGTACCGCGAGCGCAGGCTGGTCGCGCGGCTGCCGGGCGCGCTGGCGAAACTCGGCCGGGCGCTGCACGGAACCGGGAGGGTGGCCGAGGCCGTCGAAGCCTGGACCGAGGGCCGCGCGCTGCACCTGGAGCTGGGCAACGGCGCCGGCGCCGCCGAGCTGGACGAGCTGCTCGGGGGGATCACCGAGTCGACGGCGTGAGGCGTCAGGGAGGATGGGCGGATGAGCACCACCACCCACCGCTCCGGTTTCGCCTGCTTCGTCGGCCGCCCGAACGCGGGCAAGTCCACGCTGACCAACGCGCTGGTCGGCAGCAAGGTCGCGATCACCTCCAGCAAGCCGCAGACCACCCGGCACGCGATCCGGGGCGTGGTGCACCGCGAGGACGCCCAGCTGGTCATCGTGGACACGCCGGGCCTGCACCGGCCGCGCACGCTGCTCGGCGAGCGGCTCAACGACATCGTGCACTCGACCTGGTCCGAGGTGGACGTGGTCGGGTTCTGCGTGCCCGCGGACGAGAAGGTGGGGCCCGGTGACCGGTTCATCGCGGCGGAGCTGGCCAAGATCGCCCGCCGCACGCCGGTGATCGGCGTGGTGACCAAGACGGATCTGGTGCCGAAGGAGCGGGTGGCCGAGCAGCTGCTCGCGCTGCAGAAGGTGATGGAGTTCGCCGAGCTGGTGCCGGTGTCCGCGGTCGACGGATTCCAGGTGCGGACGCTGGCCGATCTGCTGGTTTCGCGCCTGCCGGAGGGGCCGCAGCTGTACCCGGACGGCGATCTGACCGACGAGCCGGAGCAGACGCTGGTCGCCGAGCTGATCCGGGAGGCCGCGCTCGAAGGCGTGCACGACGAGCTGCCGCACTCGATCGCGGTGACCGTCGAGGAGATGCTGCCGCGCGAGGGACGTAACGATCTGATCGACGTTCACGCGTTCCTGTATGTGGAGCGCCCCAGCCAGAAGGGCATAATCCTGGGGCACAAGGGGGAGCGGCTGCGGGAGGTCGGGGCGCGGGCGCGGCGGCAGATCGAGGCGCTGCTCGGCAGCAAGGTCTACCTGGATCTGCACATCAAGGTGGCGAAGGAATGGCAGCGGGACCCGAAGCAACTGCGACGGCTGGGTTTCTAGGCGTTTTCGAGGAGCGAGGAGGGGGCGGATGACCGGTCCGTTTCAGCAACCGCCGGGTGGTTACGGTCCCGGTTACGGGTATGGGCCGCCGAACTACGGACCGCCGAACTACGGGCCGCCGCCGGAGAACCACCTGGTGTGGGCGATCCTGACCACGATCATGTGCTGCCTGCCGCTGGGGGTGGTGGCGATCGTGAAGTCCAACCAGGTCAACACGTTGTGGCTGTCCGGGCACTTCGAGGCCGCGCACAAGGCGGCCGACGAGGCGAAGAAGTGGGCCATGTGGTCGGCGCTGAGCATGGTCATCCTGTTCGCGCTCTACATCCTGATCTTCGTGGTGTTCCTCGGGATCGGGCTGTTCGGGATCGGGGCCGTGGTGTGAGCCAGGTGGCGGGCGAGTACACCGGGATCTACAACGGGATCCCGGCGCGCACCTTCGCCGAGCGGGCGCGGGCGCTGGGCCCGCCCGCGGCGGTGGTCGCGGCCGGGGCGGCGGGGTGCGTCGCGGTGCTGCTCGGCGACCCGACCACGCCCGGCGGTTTCCTGCCGGTGTGCCCGACGCACTCGCTGCTGGGCATCGCCTGCCCCGGCTGCGGCGGGCTGCGGATGATGTACAGCCTGCTGCACGGGGATCTGCTGGGGGCGTTGCACTACAACGCGTTGTCGTTGGTGGTGGTGCTGTTGTCGGTGTGGAGCATCGTCGCGTGGGCGATCGGCCGGTGGCGCGGGCGGTGGCTGAACAGCTGGCTGCACTGGAAGTGGACGCCGCTGGCGTTCGGGGTGGCGTTCACCGTCTGGTTCGTCGTCCGCAATCTTCCGTTCGCGCCGTTCAACGCTTTGTACGTGTGAGCTAGGCTGCGTCGCCGAACCAGGTGATCTTCCGAGGGGGACGCAGTGAACAAGCCGCAGGACGAGCCGGAGCTGACCACGCGCCTGCAGCCGCCGGGGGCGGGCGGGCAGCCCGCGCGGCCGGCCGGTGAGGACCTGACGCAACGGGTGTCGCCGGAAGGAATCTTCCCGCCGGTGGGGGATTCGGGTGCCACGCAACGGGTTTCGGCGGAGGATGCCGGTCTCACCCAACGCATCCCGGGGGCCGACGCGGGCGCCACGCAACGCGTCTTCGGCGATGAGCCGGGCTTGACGCAGCGCATCAATCACCCGGGGCAGGGTGCCGCGCAGTCCTCCGGCCAGGCGCCGGGCCAGGTTCCGCCGGGCCAGGTTCCGCCAGGACAGGTGTCGCAGCCGGGACAGGCTCCGCCGAACCCGTTCGCCCCGCAGCCGGGCCAGGCCTCGGCGCCGTTCGGCCAGCCGCCCCAGGGCGGCCAGGCACCGGGCGGCCAGGCACCGCAAGCCTTCGGCCAACCGACCGGCCCGCAACCGACGGGCCTGCAGCCGACGGGCCCGCAGCCGGCGGGCCCCCAACCGACCGGATCACAGCCGACGGGCCCGCAGCCGGGCCAGGCCGCGGTGCCGTTCGGCCAACCCGGGCAGCCAGGCCAATCCGGCCAGTTCGGCCAGCCGGGCCAGGCCGATCAGCCAGGCCAGGGATCGCAGCCGTTCGGCCAGCCCGGCCAGCAAGCCCAGTCCTTCTCACCCGGCCCAGCCGGGGCGAGTCCCTTCCCGCAGCCGCCCGGCCAGGCCGCTCCCTTCGGCCCGCCCGGCCACCAGCAGCTCGCCTCCTGGGGCCAGCGCGTCGGCGGGTACCTGCTCGACCTGGCCCCCGTCCTCGCCGTGGTGGCGATCGGCGGGCTGGTGATGATCGGCTCGATCACCGCCGGGGCGATCATCATGGGCCTCGGCTGGCTCGGCGGCATGGTCTGGCTGGTGCTCAACCGGTGGATCCAGGCGGGCAAGACCGGCCAGTCCCTCGGCCGCCGGATGATGGGGATCAAGCTCGTCGGCGAGGAGACCGGGGCGCCGATCGGCGCGGGCTCGGCGTTCGTGCGCGATCTTTGTCACGCCGCCGATTCCGCCGCCTGCTACGTCGGTTTCCTCTGGCCGCTGTGGGACGAGAAGAACCAGACCTTCGCCGACAAGATCGTGAAGACGATCGTCGTCACGGCACCGAAGGGAA
Proteins encoded:
- a CDS encoding AfsR/SARP family transcriptional regulator — translated: MGPLEITGMPSGAISAGRQRCLLAMLLLEPGQVVPLERIADALWGEQWPDTVRNAVQVVVSRLRRSFTGHPVQVLARANGYLIDVAPNRVDLHRFRASVAKARELAWHDDAAAAELFQRALCLWRGAPLAGIESELISERIAPALEHERVGALLDYHDAVLRLDRAAELVPALLALTHEHPFEQRLWAQLMIALHRTGRTRDALAAYRRLHRRLSRELGLEPMAELRALEQAVLRGETLRHQPQPRVRPREAFDGPAQLPPTVGDFTGRTTELDELVRTLTAAGEAVPVVTLAGQGGVGKTTLAVRAAHLVADQFPDGQLYVDLCGTQDEVRDPARVLANFLLSLGVDGGAIPDELPDRSALFRSKLAGRRVLVLLDNAAGEDQVRPLLPGSAGCAVVVTSRARLSGLEGGRALDVEVFTPEQAWAFLAGVVGQERIEAEPGAVAEIARLCGYLPLAVRVAAAKLVARSRLGIGQLAARLADECGRLDELVAGDLAVRASLALSYTGLRPAEQRALRLLGLLDVTDFASWVCAALLDVPPSRAEATLDALVDVHLVEDVGVDVCGQTRYRLHDLTRLFARERATESESPEEIEAALERARTAWLALAEAADDLLDNRTLERISNCPDRERLAAEEPEILGGNAAGWFDVEARNLQAIVTGGARMPVAWQIAEALVGYFEYRVLGQDWERTHLAALEKCDGDRLGEAVLLRGLADRAWGRGSADCLRYARQAERLFAELGHDTGRAQALSLLGLGLRLEGAYDESMAAYAESRRLSGEQGRHRTTILSLINESIIHRVRGEADQALRCVLEVRRLAGAIGFARAEAEAWMRLGNLRQDRRQWDEAVDAYRTAAAGFRRLDHAGFHTLTLTHLGDLHLRTGDLSAAEDTLEQAVEVAATYRHHSSSFLPMELLAEVHLEQRRYDLAAAELTGYVAEYRERRLVARLPGALAKLGRALHGTGRVAEAVEAWTEGRALHLELGNGAGAAELDELLGGITESTA
- the era gene encoding GTPase Era produces the protein MSTTTHRSGFACFVGRPNAGKSTLTNALVGSKVAITSSKPQTTRHAIRGVVHREDAQLVIVDTPGLHRPRTLLGERLNDIVHSTWSEVDVVGFCVPADEKVGPGDRFIAAELAKIARRTPVIGVVTKTDLVPKERVAEQLLALQKVMEFAELVPVSAVDGFQVRTLADLLVSRLPEGPQLYPDGDLTDEPEQTLVAELIREAALEGVHDELPHSIAVTVEEMLPREGRNDLIDVHAFLYVERPSQKGIILGHKGERLREVGARARRQIEALLGSKVYLDLHIKVAKEWQRDPKQLRRLGF
- a CDS encoding CD225/dispanin family protein; this encodes MTGPFQQPPGGYGPGYGYGPPNYGPPNYGPPPENHLVWAILTTIMCCLPLGVVAIVKSNQVNTLWLSGHFEAAHKAADEAKKWAMWSALSMVILFALYILIFVVFLGIGLFGIGAVV
- a CDS encoding DUF2752 domain-containing protein is translated as MSQVAGEYTGIYNGIPARTFAERARALGPPAAVVAAGAAGCVAVLLGDPTTPGGFLPVCPTHSLLGIACPGCGGLRMMYSLLHGDLLGALHYNALSLVVVLLSVWSIVAWAIGRWRGRWLNSWLHWKWTPLAFGVAFTVWFVVRNLPFAPFNALYV
- a CDS encoding RDD family protein, with the translated sequence MNKPQDEPELTTRLQPPGAGGQPARPAGEDLTQRVSPEGIFPPVGDSGATQRVSAEDAGLTQRIPGADAGATQRVFGDEPGLTQRINHPGQGAAQSSGQAPGQVPPGQVPPGQVSQPGQAPPNPFAPQPGQASAPFGQPPQGGQAPGGQAPQAFGQPTGPQPTGLQPTGPQPAGPQPTGSQPTGPQPGQAAVPFGQPGQPGQSGQFGQPGQADQPGQGSQPFGQPGQQAQSFSPGPAGASPFPQPPGQAAPFGPPGHQQLASWGQRVGGYLLDLAPVLAVVAIGGLVMIGSITAGAIIMGLGWLGGMVWLVLNRWIQAGKTGQSLGRRMMGIKLVGEETGAPIGAGSAFVRDLCHAADSAACYVGFLWPLWDEKNQTFADKIVKTIVVTAPKGN